One region of Oreochromis aureus strain Israel breed Guangdong linkage group 19, ZZ_aureus, whole genome shotgun sequence genomic DNA includes:
- the med6 gene encoding mediator of RNA polymerase II transcription subunit 6 — MASVDFRDNLLGISWVDSNWVPGLNPGNVLEYFSDRSNPFYDRTCNNEVVKMQRLTVDHLNQMVGVEYILLHAQEPILYIIRKQQRQSPTQVVPLADYYIIAGVVYQAPDLGTVISSRVLSAVHGIQSAFDEAMSYCRYHPSKGYWWHFKDHEEREKAKPKTKKKEEPSSLFQRHRVDTLLLDLRSKFPPTFYQPKPGEKPIPVEVKKEPEPPAETVKQEEREQATKSSAPAPPNKPPPEKRARLQ, encoded by the exons ATGGCGTCGGTGGATTTCAGAG ATAACCTTCTCGGGATATCCTGGGTGGACAGCAATTGGGTACCAGGTCTTAATCCTGGAAATGTGCTGGAGTACTTTTCTGACAGAAGCAACCCTTTCTATGACCGTACCTGCAATAATGAGGTAGTGAAGATGCAGCGGCTTACTGTGGATCATCTGAA TCAGATGGTGGGAGTTGAATACATCCTTCTTCATGCTCAGGAGCCAATTCTTTATATAATCCGTAAACAACAGAGGCAGTCACCGACGCAAG TGGTTCCCTTGGCTGATTACTACATCATAGCTGGAGTCGTGTATCAGGCTCCAGACCTGGGAACAGTTATCAGCTCTagagtg CTTTCCGCTGTACATGGAATCCAGTCTGCTTTTGATGAGGCCATGTCATATTGTCGCTATCACCCATCCAAGGGATACTGGTGGCACTTCAAGGACCATGAGGAGAGAG AAAAAGCCAAACCAAAGACTAAGAAGAAAGAGGAGCCTAGCTCTCTGTTTCAGAGGCATCGCGTTGACACACTCCTTTTGGACCTTAGGTCAAAATTTCCACCAACTTTCTATCAG CCTAAGCCTGGTGAGAAGCCCATTCCAG TTGAGGTGAAAAAGGAACCTGAACCTCCCGCAGAAACAGTGAAGCAAGAGGAGAGGGAGCAGGCAACCAAGTCCTCTGCTCCAGCTCCACCTAACAAACCACCTCCTGAGAAAAGAGCAAGACTACAGTGA